In Pengzhenrongella sicca, a single genomic region encodes these proteins:
- a CDS encoding right-handed parallel beta-helix repeat-containing protein yields MTTRRHTPWFAAGTAAALVLLCATAAAAAEPPGLGSGGKTLAGAVVPATFTVTAPDLGNTVKAKFRLDGEYLGIDLTLPFSWPMQAGAGAHEVDVRLYDSEGEQGRLAAQFTVGGTTTPSPTPSPSPSPTPSPTPSPSPTPSPTPSPSPTPGAGSTVTVRTGAELTAALAAATPGRTIVLANGVYTAKQQFTIARGCTAAAPCTLRGARAAVLDGAGLSEHYGLHLVGADHWTLAGFTVRNASKGIVLDETDHAVVDGVEVAQIGAEGIHLRAFSSDNVVRGSQVHDVGVSKPQYGEGIYIGSAVSNWGTYSGGAPDASDRNVISGNAIWATGAESVDIKEGTTGGVLTRNTFNGAGMAGLNSADSWVDVKGNGWTISANVGTTALLDGFQTHVVATGWGRGNTFTANTATVNSAGYGFRIHNASSTGNVVRCDNTVTAAGLGRANVACG; encoded by the coding sequence CGGCGGCCCTCGTCCTGCTCTGCGCCACCGCGGCGGCCGCGGCCGAGCCGCCGGGCCTCGGGTCCGGCGGGAAAACCCTGGCCGGCGCCGTCGTCCCGGCGACGTTCACGGTGACGGCCCCCGACCTCGGCAACACGGTCAAGGCGAAGTTCCGGCTGGACGGCGAGTACCTCGGCATCGACCTCACGCTGCCGTTCTCGTGGCCGATGCAGGCCGGCGCCGGCGCGCACGAGGTCGACGTCCGCCTCTACGACTCCGAGGGCGAGCAGGGTCGGCTGGCCGCGCAGTTCACGGTCGGCGGGACGACGACGCCGAGCCCGACGCCGAGCCCTAGCCCGAGTCCGACACCGAGCCCGACGCCCAGCCCGAGTCCGACGCCGAGCCCGACGCCCAGCCCGAGTCCGACGCCCGGGGCGGGCTCGACCGTGACGGTCCGCACCGGCGCCGAGCTGACGGCGGCCCTCGCCGCGGCCACACCCGGCCGGACGATCGTGCTCGCGAACGGCGTCTACACCGCCAAGCAACAGTTCACGATCGCGCGGGGCTGCACCGCGGCCGCCCCCTGCACGCTGCGCGGCGCCCGCGCGGCCGTCCTCGACGGGGCCGGGCTGAGCGAGCACTACGGGCTCCACCTGGTCGGCGCCGACCACTGGACCCTCGCGGGGTTCACGGTGCGCAACGCCAGCAAGGGCATCGTGCTCGACGAGACCGACCACGCCGTCGTCGACGGCGTCGAGGTCGCGCAGATCGGGGCAGAGGGTATCCACCTGCGTGCGTTCTCCAGCGACAACGTCGTCCGCGGCTCCCAGGTGCACGACGTCGGGGTCTCGAAGCCGCAGTACGGCGAGGGCATCTACATCGGGTCGGCGGTGTCCAACTGGGGCACCTACTCGGGCGGTGCGCCGGACGCCAGCGACCGCAACGTCATCAGCGGGAACGCTATCTGGGCGACGGGCGCGGAGAGCGTCGACATCAAGGAGGGCACCACCGGCGGCGTGCTGACCCGCAACACGTTCAACGGCGCCGGCATGGCCGGTCTCAACAGCGCCGACTCCTGGGTCGACGTCAAGGGCAACGGCTGGACGATCTCGGCGAACGTCGGCACGACCGCGCTGCTCGACGGCTTCCAGACGCACGTGGTGGCGACGGGGTGGGGCCGGGGGAACACCTTCACCGCCAACACGGCGACCGTGAACTCGGCCGGGTACGGGTTCCGCATCCACAACGCGAGCTCGACCGGCAACGTCGTGCGGTGCGACAACACCGTGACCGCAGCCGGGCTCGGTCGAGCGAACGTGGCGTGCGGTTGA
- a CDS encoding glycosyltransferase, which produces MDLSTPEPRFDFPLADLYVGNLDVGQLRDAFPLAVAGLVVWGLWLYRVILSRRARAVVNDFRTTTSVVVPSFHEDPDILLRCLDSWLSHDPTEVIIVLDVADTEARDRIALRGDPRVTAVMFKHAGKRSALGVGMRLATSELLVLVDSDTSWTPGLLEAVQMPFVDPDVGAVSTQQNVYERGTSVWRRIADWLVDLRYYDYVPAMGAAGAVACVSGRTAVYRRSVVVPVLVHLEDEFFLGRRCIAGDDGRLTWLVLSSGYKTVHQSSAKALSMFPDSFRAFVKQRIRWSRNSYRCYLTAVAKGWLWRVPFVTKITVLQILLTPVTMGITIGYLFFARIEPNALSIVLALAWVLLGRGVRGFSHLRRHPRDLLLLPLLTLVVIMIALPIKLYAFATMNKQGWLTRHADQVGGDGQGSASVVNASVVNAPVVHAPVVHAPVVHAPVVHAPVVTPQSVWEVKA; this is translated from the coding sequence GTGGACCTCTCGACGCCTGAGCCTCGCTTCGACTTTCCCCTCGCCGACCTGTACGTCGGCAACCTCGACGTCGGCCAGCTTCGAGACGCGTTCCCGCTGGCCGTGGCCGGGCTCGTCGTGTGGGGCCTGTGGCTGTACCGGGTGATCCTCTCCCGGCGCGCGCGGGCGGTGGTCAACGACTTCCGGACCACGACCTCGGTCGTGGTGCCGTCGTTCCATGAGGACCCCGACATCCTGCTGCGCTGCCTCGACTCGTGGTTGAGCCACGACCCGACCGAGGTCATCATCGTGCTCGACGTGGCCGACACCGAGGCCCGCGATCGGATCGCGCTGCGCGGCGACCCGCGGGTGACCGCGGTGATGTTCAAGCACGCCGGCAAGCGGTCCGCGCTCGGCGTCGGGATGCGCCTGGCCACGAGCGAGCTGCTCGTGCTCGTCGACTCCGACACCTCGTGGACGCCGGGCCTGCTCGAGGCCGTGCAGATGCCGTTCGTCGACCCGGACGTGGGCGCGGTGAGTACGCAGCAGAACGTGTACGAGCGCGGCACGAGCGTGTGGCGGCGAATCGCCGACTGGCTGGTGGACCTGCGCTACTACGACTACGTCCCCGCGATGGGCGCGGCCGGCGCGGTCGCCTGCGTCTCCGGCCGCACGGCCGTGTACCGGCGCTCGGTCGTGGTGCCCGTCCTGGTCCACCTCGAGGACGAGTTCTTCCTCGGCCGCCGGTGCATCGCCGGCGACGACGGGCGGCTGACCTGGCTCGTGCTCTCCTCGGGTTACAAGACGGTGCACCAGTCGAGCGCCAAGGCCCTGTCGATGTTCCCCGACTCGTTCCGGGCCTTCGTCAAGCAGCGGATCCGGTGGAGCCGCAACTCCTACCGCTGCTACCTGACCGCCGTGGCCAAGGGCTGGCTCTGGCGGGTCCCGTTCGTCACGAAGATCACGGTGCTGCAGATCCTGCTCACGCCCGTGACCATGGGCATCACGATCGGCTACCTGTTCTTCGCCCGCATCGAGCCCAACGCCCTGAGCATCGTGCTCGCGCTCGCCTGGGTGCTGCTGGGCCGCGGGGTCCGCGGCTTCTCGCACCTGCGCCGGCACCCGCGCGACCTGCTGCTGCTGCCGTTGCTGACGCTCGTGGTCATCATGATCGCGCTGCCGATCAAGCTGTACGCCTTCGCGACGATGAACAAGCAGGGCTGGCTCACCCGGCACGCCGACCAGGTCGGCGGGGACGGGCAGGGGTCGGCGTCCGTCGTCAACGCGTCCGTCGTCAACGCGCCCGTTGTCCATGCGCCGGTCGTCCACGCGCCGGTCGTCCACGCGCCGGTCGTCCACGCGCCGGTCGTCACGCCCCAGAGCGTCTGGGAGGTGAAGGCGTGA